CCCACAGGCAGCCGGCGGCGCCCAGGGTGACGACCAGGTTGCGCAACGCGGCCCCGCTGCCCGTCAGGAAGCCGGCGGCGCGGGCGGCGACCTGCTGCCACTCGGTCGAGGCCGCGGCGCCGGTCAGCGCCGCCAGCTCCACCTCGTTGACCAGGATGAATTCGCATGCGGCCAGGAGGTCTTCGGGCGGGGCGGTGGCCGGCGCCGGGGCCATATTCCATATCACGCGGGCGCCGGCGGCGTGCCAGCGCCGCGCGCAGGCTTGCGTGGTGGCCGGCGCGACCTCGTTCTGCAGCAGCAGCACCGGCGCAGCGGCTGCCGGCGGCGCCGGCGCCGCCGGCGGTGCTGCCACCTGGCCGGCGGTGAACTGCACGTTGGCGCCGGACACGACGACGATCTCGTTCTCGCCCCGCCCGTCGACCAGGATCAGCGCTATGCCGGAGGCGTGCTCCGGGAGAGTCAGCAGGCCGTCGACGGCGACCCCTGCCTGCCGCAGGCCGGCGCGTCCGGCGTGCCCGAAGGCGTCGTCGCCGACGGCGCCGTGAAAGGAGGCCGCGGCGCCGGCACGGGCCGCGGCCACCGCCTGGTTGGCTCCCTTGCCGCCGGCGAACTGCGCGAAGCGCTCGCCGAACAGCGTCTCGCCGGGGGCCGGCAAGCGCTCCACGTACGCCACCAGGTCGGTGTTGATGGAACCGACCACGTCCACGCGCGCGCCGTCAGCCATCGGTCGCCGGCGCCT
The sequence above is drawn from the Spirochaetaceae bacterium genome and encodes:
- a CDS encoding PfkB family carbohydrate kinase, whose product is MADGARVDVVGSINTDLVAYVERLPAPGETLFGERFAQFAGGKGANQAVAAARAGAAASFHGAVGDDAFGHAGRAGLRQAGVAVDGLLTLPEHASGIALILVDGRGENEIVVVSGANVQFTAGQVAAPPAAPAPPAAAAPVLLLQNEVAPATTQACARRWHAAGARVIWNMAPAPATAPPEDLLAACEFILVNEVELAALTGAAASTEWQQVAARAAGFLTGSGAALRNLVVTLGAAGCLWAHRDGSGAPALHRQPALPVTAVDTVGAGDCFCGVFAATLAAGATTAAALHRATSAAPQAVKRPRPPPAMPP